In the genome of Segnochrobactrum spirostomi, the window TGTGACACGACGCGATTTTCCTTAACGCGGCACCGGCCGCAGGCATTTTTCGGCGGGCACCATGACCGATATCTTGCGGATCGACGACGCCGTCCCGATGGCGTCCGGCACCCGGCGCGGAGCGCAACGCGAGCCGGCGGCCCGCACGGCCTTGATCCGACGGATCATCATCGTCGTTTCGCTCGCCGTGGTCGTCGCCTTCGCCGTCTTCTCGGCCGTGATCGATCTCCGGCAGCAGGCGACCATGCGCGCCGATGTCGAAGCCCAGATCGATATCGCCGGCACGCTCGCCTCCGATTCCGTCGCGAATTGGTTCGCCGGGCGCGAACTTCTCGTCCGCGGCATGGCAGACGGCTTCGCCCGCGATCCCGGGCTGCTCGAAAACGCCCCGGTCGCGAACGCGATGATGAAGAGCCCCGTGCTCCTCGACACCTTCAAGGCGGCCTATGTCGGCACCGCCGGCGGCGCCATGTACGATCCGACCGAGGAACTGCCCGCCGGCTACGACCCGCGCGTTCGGCCCTGGTACAAGGCGGCCGACGCCGCGCGCGGCACCATCCTCACCCGCCCCTATATCGACGCCTCGACCGGCAAGCCGACGATCACCGTCGCCTCGCCCGTCTATGCGGGCGACAAGCTCGCCGGTGTGGTCGGGGGCGACTTCTTCGTGACGAGCCTCGTCCAGCACCTCTCGACCATCAATTTCGGCGGCAAGGGCTTCGTCTTCCTCGTCGACGACACCGGCTCAGTCCTCGTCCATCCCGATATGTCGGTGCTCGGCAAGAGCCTCGCCGACCTGTTCGAGAGCGGCGCGCCGGCGCTCGCGCCGGGGGTCAAGGAGGCGTCGATGGGCGGTGCGCCGACGCTGGTGTCGTTCTATCCGCTCGCCGGGCTCGGCCAGACGAAATGGTATCTCGGCGTTGCCGTCGACCCCGCCAGGGCGATGGCCGAACTCCAGACCTTCCGCTGGACCGCCCTCACGGCGACCCTCATCATCGCCGTGCTGACCGCCCTCCTCCTCGGTCAACTCCTGCACCGCGCGGTGGCCCGCCCGCTCGCCCGGATGACGGCGGCCATGAAGACGCTCGCCGCCGGCGACCTTACGACCGAGGTGCCGGACGTGAACCGCCGCGACGAGATCGGCGCCATGGCTGCCGCCGTCCAGGTCTTCAAGGACAACGCGATCGAGCGCCGCAGCCTCCAAAAGCGCGAGCGCACCGCGGCCGAAATCCAACGGCGCCGCGCGGAAACGATCGACCACCTCGTCGACGACTTCAACC includes:
- a CDS encoding methyl-accepting chemotaxis protein codes for the protein MTDILRIDDAVPMASGTRRGAQREPAARTALIRRIIIVVSLAVVVAFAVFSAVIDLRQQATMRADVEAQIDIAGTLASDSVANWFAGRELLVRGMADGFARDPGLLENAPVANAMMKSPVLLDTFKAAYVGTAGGAMYDPTEELPAGYDPRVRPWYKAADAARGTILTRPYIDASTGKPTITVASPVYAGDKLAGVVGGDFFVTSLVQHLSTINFGGKGFVFLVDDTGSVLVHPDMSVLGKSLADLFESGAPALAPGVKEASMGGAPTLVSFYPLAGLGQTKWYLGVAVDPARAMAELQTFRWTALTATLIIAVLTALLLGQLLHRAVARPLARMTAAMKTLAAGDLTTEVPDVNRRDEIGAMAAAVQVFKDNAIERRSLQKRERTAAEIQRRRAETIDHLVDDFNRDIAGLLDLVASSTSALEGTARSLNDTANGSANHAQGVASAAEQASANVRNVAAASEELSASIRDIHQRATTSRTVAERAVAAARETDGTVQGLVTMGERISQIVGLINAIAEQTNLLALNATIEAARAGDAGKGFAVVAQEVKSLAGQTAKATEEITVQIAAIQSTSRATVSAIRDISGVIEDINTISADISAAVGQQGMATDEIARSVMEASSRTDEVSSSVVDVRHGATETLGNAARVLDSASRLSEEARDLQEKVERFFAAIRAA